One genomic segment of Bacteroidota bacterium includes these proteins:
- a CDS encoding (Fe-S)-binding protein: MDVEIFIPCFIDQLFPETGFNMVKVLEKAGCTVHYNPEQTCCGQPAFNAGQWKEMDEVGKKFIKDFSTNDRVVVAPSGSCVGFVRNFYGELYDNGPFHNYYKQLRKNLYEFSEFMVDILKVEDIGGKFNAKVTYHDACAALRECKIKSAPRKLVNNIQGIELIEMDLVETCCGFGGTFAVKYEPISTSMADLKIEKALATGADYIVSTDYSCLMHLKAYADKQKLPIQVMHLADLMAKSLS, from the coding sequence ATGGATGTAGAAATTTTTATACCTTGTTTTATAGATCAATTATTTCCTGAAACAGGTTTTAATATGGTGAAGGTTTTAGAGAAAGCCGGATGCACAGTGCATTATAATCCTGAACAAACTTGTTGCGGTCAACCAGCATTTAATGCAGGGCAGTGGAAAGAAATGGATGAAGTCGGTAAGAAATTTATAAAGGACTTCTCCACAAATGATAGAGTAGTTGTGGCTCCTTCAGGTTCCTGTGTTGGGTTTGTGCGCAATTTCTACGGCGAACTTTATGATAATGGTCCATTTCATAATTATTATAAACAACTTCGGAAAAACCTTTATGAATTCAGTGAGTTCATGGTTGATATTTTAAAAGTGGAAGATATCGGTGGAAAATTTAATGCAAAGGTTACCTATCATGATGCTTGTGCTGCATTGCGTGAATGCAAAATAAAATCTGCTCCTCGAAAATTGGTAAATAATATTCAGGGTATAGAATTAATAGAAATGGATTTGGTGGAAACCTGTTGTGGATTTGGGGGAACATTCGCAGTAAAATATGAACCTATCAGTACCAGTATGGCCGATCTCAAAATTGAAAAAGCATTAGCTACAGGTGCTGATTATATTGTATCAACAGATTACTCTTGTTTAATGCATTTGAAAGCATATGCAGATAAACAAAAACTTCCAATTCAGGTAATGCATCTCGCAGATCTGATGGCAAAAAGTCTGTCTTAA
- a CDS encoding phosphoadenylyl-sulfate reductase, which yields MATFSEIEKQILDYKERGLSMFTTSSFQTHSTVLLHILSRIDKSIPIYFLNTGFHFPETISYKNDIAELFGLQVTDLFSNTPKSMQMNLEGRFLFTSDPDYCCYLNKIQPMEPLLENKNIWINGVRADQNSNRASFSIEEKTNKKAMRYHPMLDWTNKMIFDYIREYNIPHHSLDEKGYTSIGCEPCTRKFDINLIKDERTARWFGMNKTECGLHTELIKEK from the coding sequence ATGGCAACTTTTTCTGAAATAGAAAAACAAATACTTGACTATAAAGAGCGTGGTCTATCTATGTTTACCACCTCTTCTTTTCAAACACATAGTACGGTGTTACTTCATATACTGAGTCGAATTGATAAATCAATACCTATTTATTTTTTAAATACTGGATTCCATTTTCCTGAAACAATTTCATACAAAAATGATATTGCTGAATTGTTTGGATTGCAGGTAACAGATTTATTTTCCAATACACCAAAATCAATGCAAATGAATTTGGAAGGTCGCTTTTTATTTACTTCAGATCCTGACTATTGTTGTTATCTGAATAAAATACAACCTATGGAACCCTTATTGGAAAATAAGAACATCTGGATCAATGGAGTGCGTGCAGATCAAAATTCCAATAGAGCATCTTTTTCTATTGAAGAAAAAACAAATAAAAAAGCAATGAGATATCACCCGATGCTGGATTGGACAAATAAAATGATTTTCGATTATATCCGTGAATATAATATACCGCATCATTCTTTAGATGAAAAAGGATATACAAGCATAGGCTGCGAACCGTGCACACGAAAATTTGATATTAATCTTATTAAAGATGAACGCACCGCCCGCTGGTTTGGAATGAATAAAACAGAGTGTGGTCTTCATACAGAATTAATTAAAGAAAAATGA